One genomic segment of Erythrolamprus reginae isolate rEryReg1 chromosome 2, rEryReg1.hap1, whole genome shotgun sequence includes these proteins:
- the CARTPT gene encoding cocaine- and amphetamine-regulated transcript protein, whose protein sequence is MESSRFFALLGAALLLLARVHGQEEGELQSRALDLYSTMEDTSHEKELIEALQEVLEKLKSKRLPHYEKKYGQVPMCDAGEQCAVRKGARIGKLCDCPRGTSCNTFLLKCL, encoded by the exons ATGGAGAGCTCTCGCTTCTTCGCCCTGCTGGGAGCCGCCTTGTTGTTGCTTGCGAGAGTCCACGGTCAGGAAGAAGGCGAACTTCAATCCCGAGCTTTGGATCTCTATTCCACCATGGAGGATACGTCCCACGAAAAGGAGCTG ATTGAAGCACTGCAGGAAGTCCTGGAGAAGCTGAAAAGCAAACGGCTCCCACATTATGAAAAGAAGTATGGCCAAGTTCCCATG TGTGATGCAGGAGAGCAGTGTGCTGTGAGAAAAGGTGCCAGAATTGGAAAACTCTGTGACTGTCCCAGAGGAACGTCTTGCAATACTTTTCTCTTGAAGTGCTTGTAA